In the genome of Vicinamibacteria bacterium, one region contains:
- a CDS encoding DUF4388 domain-containing protein — translation MEKTLEGNLAAFEVPDLLTFIGLGGRTGVLVLERPEQETKLFFREGKAVFATSTAEDLRFGNTLVRLGKLSAQTVERVMQKQRAGARIGQILLSEKILTEEALASFLKIQVSEVIFHTFSWREGTFTFYDKTPPPATAVTLEMDLQNLIMEGVRRGNDLDRMAAAFPDREMVVEALVNPERVKQSVNLLPDEWRVLFLVDGRRSVGEVCHLVGNPDEMATLQILQHLRAARFLALGPPRPEPAPVLAPPIPVVEGGGTQKWIDGGPPPAVVGPSVEFSSGVPARKVEEDDTKEIVSKQAARYLANATRLTVSRLVQVKDGVETSFPLIKDSYTLGRHRNNDIVITDPKASSFHARIDRSPDGFAIVDLQSRNGCWVNGKRVETALLKTGDDVRLGMARLIYKVDYTSAV, via the coding sequence ATGGAGAAGACCCTCGAAGGGAACCTGGCTGCATTCGAGGTCCCCGACCTTCTGACCTTCATTGGCCTGGGCGGACGCACCGGCGTCCTCGTCCTGGAGCGGCCCGAGCAGGAGACGAAGCTCTTTTTCCGCGAGGGCAAGGCGGTCTTCGCCACCTCCACCGCGGAGGATCTTCGCTTCGGCAACACGCTCGTGCGCCTTGGCAAGTTGAGCGCCCAGACGGTGGAGCGGGTGATGCAAAAGCAGCGGGCGGGGGCCCGCATCGGCCAGATCCTGCTCTCGGAGAAGATCCTGACCGAGGAAGCGCTGGCCTCGTTCCTCAAGATCCAGGTCTCGGAGGTGATCTTCCACACCTTTTCCTGGCGGGAGGGGACGTTCACCTTCTACGACAAGACCCCGCCCCCGGCCACGGCCGTCACCCTGGAGATGGACCTTCAGAACCTCATCATGGAGGGCGTGCGGCGCGGTAACGACCTCGACCGGATGGCCGCGGCCTTCCCGGACCGCGAGATGGTTGTGGAGGCTCTCGTCAACCCCGAGCGCGTGAAGCAGAGCGTCAACCTCCTTCCCGACGAGTGGCGGGTCCTCTTCCTGGTGGACGGGCGCCGGAGCGTGGGCGAGGTCTGCCACCTCGTGGGCAACCCCGACGAGATGGCCACCCTCCAGATCCTCCAGCACCTCCGGGCCGCCCGCTTCCTCGCCCTCGGCCCCCCGCGCCCCGAGCCGGCACCCGTGCTCGCCCCCCCCATTCCCGTGGTGGAGGGGGGAGGGACGCAGAAGTGGATCGACGGCGGCCCGCCCCCCGCCGTGGTCGGTCCCTCCGTAGAGTTCAGCTCGGGCGTGCCCGCGCGGAAGGTCGAGGAGGACGACACCAAGGAGATCGTGAGCAAGCAGGCGGCCCGCTACCTGGCCAACGCTACTCGGCTCACGGTGAGCCGGCTGGTCCAGGTCAAAGACGGGGTCGAGACCTCCTTCCCCCTCATAAAGGACAGCTACACCCTCGGTCGCCACCGGAACAATGACATCGTGATCACCGACCCCAAGGCCTCGTCCTTTCATGCCCGCATCGACCGCTCGCCCGACGGCTTCGCGATCGTGGACCTCCAGAGCCGCAACGGCTGCTGGGTGAACGGCAAACGGGTGGAGACCGCACTCCTGAAGACGGGCGACGACGTACGCCTGGGCATGGCCCGGCTCATCTACAAGGTGGATTACACGAGCGCGGTCTGA
- the moeB gene encoding molybdopterin-synthase adenylyltransferase MoeB has translation MSTFKELIRQVKSEIREVSVEEARALAGAGAAVLDVREADEWSQGHLPGAIFIPRGFLELRVEEKVPDKSREVVVYCAGGTRSALGAKTLEQLGYSRVASMAGGFTRWKEAGLPVTVPKTLSAEQKNRYSRHLLVPEVGEAGQTKLLASSVLLVGAGGLGSPAGLYLAAAGVGTIGIVDSDVVDLTNLQRQVLHTTASVGRPKTESAEATIRALNPDVKVVRHDLRLEASNVLEVMAPYDVIVDGCDNFSTKYLVNDAAVLTGKTNVYGSIFRFDGQVSTFVPRQGPCYRCLYPEPTPAGLAPSCDEAGVLGVLPGVVGLIQATEAIKVILGKGELLRGRLLAYDALAMTFRQFKVRRDPRCAVCGEEPTIRELQDLEWSCHFEPRGEAVARP, from the coding sequence TTGAGCACCTTCAAAGAATTGATCCGTCAGGTCAAGTCCGAGATCCGCGAGGTCTCGGTCGAAGAGGCGCGGGCCCTCGCGGGGGCGGGGGCGGCGGTCCTGGACGTCCGGGAGGCGGACGAGTGGTCGCAGGGCCACCTGCCGGGGGCGATCTTCATCCCCCGCGGGTTCCTTGAGTTGAGGGTCGAGGAAAAGGTCCCCGACAAGTCCCGCGAGGTCGTGGTCTATTGCGCGGGAGGCACGCGCAGCGCGCTCGGGGCCAAGACCCTGGAGCAGCTCGGCTACTCCCGGGTCGCCTCCATGGCCGGCGGATTCACCCGCTGGAAGGAGGCGGGGCTGCCCGTCACGGTGCCCAAGACCCTGAGCGCCGAGCAAAAGAACCGATACAGCCGCCACCTCCTGGTCCCCGAGGTGGGCGAGGCCGGGCAGACGAAGCTGCTCGCCTCCTCCGTCCTGCTGGTGGGGGCGGGGGGCCTGGGCTCCCCCGCCGGGCTCTACCTGGCCGCGGCCGGCGTGGGGACGATCGGGATCGTGGACTCCGACGTCGTGGACCTGACCAACCTCCAGCGCCAGGTCCTCCACACCACGGCCAGCGTGGGCCGGCCCAAGACGGAGTCGGCGGAGGCCACGATCCGCGCCCTGAACCCGGATGTGAAGGTGGTCCGCCACGACCTCCGCCTCGAGGCCAGCAACGTCCTGGAGGTGATGGCGCCCTACGACGTCATCGTGGACGGCTGCGACAACTTCTCCACCAAGTACCTCGTGAACGACGCCGCCGTCCTCACCGGCAAGACCAACGTCTACGGCAGCATCTTCCGCTTCGACGGCCAGGTCTCGACCTTCGTCCCCCGGCAGGGACCCTGCTACCGCTGCCTCTACCCCGAGCCCACCCCCGCGGGGCTGGCCCCCTCCTGCGACGAGGCGGGGGTTTTGGGCGTGCTTCCCGGAGTGGTGGGCTTGATCCAAGCCACGGAGGCCATCAAGGTCATTCTCGGCAAGGGCGAGCTGCTCAGGGGCCGGCTTCTCGCCTACGACGCGCTCGCCATGACCTTCCGGCAGTTCAAGGTGCGCCGCGATCCCCGCTGCGCGGTGTGCGGCGAGGAGCCGACCATCCGCGAGCTCCAGGATCTCGAGTGGTCCTGCCACTTCGAGCCGCGGGGGGAGGCCGTGGCCCGGCCATGA
- a CDS encoding cysteine synthase family protein translates to MTVAASSPARVLGSIARAIGNTPLLRLRFPGVPPGVELWAKCEWFNPGGSVKDRTALSLVSEGERTGALRRGQTIIDSSSGNTAVGLALVGRARGYPVELVMPESATEDRKRLCRAYGAELIFTPAFSGSDGALLKVREMVAANPDRYFYADQYRNPANPLAHYQTTGPEIWEQTEGRITHFVAGLGTTGTVVGTGRFLHERNPRVRVVAVQPDEPLHGLEGLKHLPSAIVPEVYDPRVPDESLVVSTEDGLAGCAEVLRSDGILVGHSAGAALWAARTVARTQGQGVVVALLCDGGERYLAERP, encoded by the coding sequence ATGACCGTCGCCGCCTCCTCGCCCGCCCGCGTTCTGGGCTCGATCGCGCGCGCCATCGGGAACACGCCTCTCCTTCGCCTGCGCTTCCCCGGGGTGCCCCCGGGCGTGGAGCTATGGGCCAAGTGCGAGTGGTTCAACCCCGGCGGCTCGGTGAAGGACCGCACCGCGCTCTCCCTGGTGAGCGAGGGCGAGCGGACGGGGGCCCTACGCCGGGGGCAGACCATCATCGACTCCTCCTCCGGCAACACCGCGGTCGGCCTCGCTCTCGTGGGGCGGGCCCGGGGCTACCCGGTGGAGTTGGTCATGCCGGAGAGCGCCACCGAGGACCGCAAGCGGCTCTGCCGCGCCTACGGAGCGGAGCTCATCTTCACCCCCGCCTTTTCCGGCTCCGACGGCGCGCTCCTCAAGGTGCGGGAGATGGTGGCCGCGAATCCCGACCGCTACTTCTACGCCGACCAGTACCGCAACCCCGCCAACCCCCTGGCCCACTACCAGACCACGGGCCCGGAGATCTGGGAGCAGACGGAGGGGCGGATCACGCACTTCGTGGCCGGGTTGGGCACCACCGGAACCGTGGTCGGGACGGGCCGCTTCCTGCACGAGCGCAACCCGCGGGTGCGGGTGGTGGCGGTCCAGCCCGACGAGCCCTTGCACGGGCTGGAGGGCCTGAAGCACCTCCCCAGCGCGATCGTGCCTGAGGTCTACGACCCCCGGGTCCCCGACGAGTCGCTCGTGGTATCCACCGAGGACGGCCTCGCCGGTTGCGCGGAGGTCCTCCGCTCGGACGGCATCCTGGTCGGGCATTCGGCGGGGGCCGCGCTCTGGGCCGCGCGGACGGTGGCCCGCACCCAGGGCCAGGGAGTGGTGGTGGCCCTCCTCTGCGACGGCGGCGAGCGCTATCTGGCGGAGCGTCCTTGA
- a CDS encoding M67 family metallopeptidase, with amino-acid sequence MRIRRPQLTAMLEHARHGYPFEVCGVLLGEGSRVAAIVPVVNRETESPRVRYQIAPEDLIRIQREGRERGEEILGYYHSHPDHPARPSETDRRIAAQGLSDGVIHVVVGVEGGERATPSAWVFRDATQAFEEEAFEVQ; translated from the coding sequence TTGAGGATCCGCCGGCCCCAGCTGACCGCCATGCTCGAGCATGCGCGCCATGGCTACCCGTTCGAGGTGTGCGGGGTGCTCCTGGGCGAGGGGTCGAGGGTGGCGGCCATCGTCCCCGTGGTCAACCGCGAGACCGAGTCCCCGCGGGTCCGCTACCAGATCGCCCCCGAGGACCTTATTCGTATCCAGCGGGAGGGGCGCGAGCGGGGGGAGGAGATCCTCGGCTACTACCACAGCCACCCCGATCATCCCGCGCGACCCTCCGAGACCGACCGCCGCATTGCCGCCCAGGGCCTTTCCGACGGCGTGATCCACGTGGTGGTGGGCGTGGAGGGGGGTGAACGCGCCACCCCCAGCGCCTGGGTCTTTCGCGACGCCACCCAGGCTTTCGAGGAAGAAGCATTCGAAGTCCAGTAG
- a CDS encoding MoaD/ThiS family protein, with amino-acid sequence MAIRVQIPSPLRSLTGGAEEVEVEAADIAGLIESLESRHRGLKDRLCDPSGNLRAYVRLFLNDEDVRFLGELAAPLKAGDTVAIVPAIAGGRGPSPKAG; translated from the coding sequence ATGGCCATCCGCGTGCAGATCCCGTCCCCCCTGCGCTCCCTCACGGGGGGAGCGGAAGAGGTGGAGGTGGAGGCCGCCGACATCGCCGGTCTGATCGAGAGCCTGGAGAGCCGCCACCGGGGGCTGAAGGACCGCCTCTGCGACCCCTCGGGGAATCTCCGCGCCTACGTCCGCCTCTTCCTCAACGATGAAGACGTGCGCTTCCTGGGCGAGCTCGCCGCCCCCCTGAAGGCGGGCGACACCGTGGCCATCGTCCCCGCCATAGCGGGGGGACGCGGCCCTAGTCCCAAGGCGGGCTGA
- a CDS encoding M28 family peptidase: protein MAALLPSLLLASSLSGEAALRHAAALAALGPHPWGSSRNHAAAEYVAAEFREAGLGEVRLEDFESQGTRGANVVGVLRAPGSEFLVIAAHHDTAPEAPGAYDDGGGVGLLIEAARALAPRPRSRTMVFVSFDGEEAGSPGRTPAPGSRAFIRALGSTGRDLVAAFVIEMCGWKGGSPVLHAIAYPDPLRPGSPVIAPAWLVRAVQEGAREGGTPLPLGDPRLSWLYQPTVRAFRAPHHYGDDLSFLQAGLPAVFVSDSSFSAYYPYYHQAGDTADKLDAEALARMGAGVLGVIEALGRAPRGPAAESVWFAAFGRVVGARTLMVLGALSLLPGLLRAVSAGGFVLPCRLLQAALCGVLFWRQPLPVLWILLLPNLLAGAGRAWLSLLSLLPALALLGLGVMAWNRGFLEGTWLAPWEIAALILAVALLWVGPPRGAVRRAATRGGRRLPRDAR from the coding sequence ATGGCTGCCCTCCTTCCCTCCCTGCTTCTGGCCTCCTCGTTGAGCGGGGAGGCCGCTCTACGCCACGCCGCCGCCCTGGCCGCCCTCGGCCCCCATCCTTGGGGGTCGTCGCGAAACCATGCGGCCGCGGAGTACGTGGCGGCGGAGTTCCGGGAGGCGGGGTTGGGCGAGGTGCGTCTCGAGGATTTCGAGAGCCAGGGCACGCGCGGGGCCAACGTGGTGGGCGTGCTCCGCGCGCCGGGGTCGGAGTTCCTCGTGATCGCCGCCCACCACGACACCGCCCCCGAGGCCCCCGGGGCCTACGACGACGGGGGCGGAGTGGGGCTGCTCATCGAGGCTGCGCGGGCGCTGGCCCCCCGCCCACGCTCGCGAACGATGGTATTCGTGTCGTTCGACGGCGAGGAGGCGGGGTCCCCGGGTCGCACCCCCGCCCCTGGCTCCCGGGCCTTCATCCGCGCTCTGGGGAGCACGGGCCGCGACCTGGTGGCGGCCTTCGTGATCGAGATGTGTGGGTGGAAGGGTGGTAGCCCCGTCCTCCACGCCATCGCCTACCCGGATCCCCTCCGGCCGGGAAGTCCGGTGATCGCTCCCGCCTGGCTGGTGAGGGCGGTCCAGGAGGGGGCCCGGGAGGGCGGCACGCCTCTCCCCCTGGGCGACCCGCGCCTTTCCTGGCTCTACCAGCCCACGGTCCGGGCCTTTCGCGCCCCCCACCACTACGGCGACGACCTGTCTTTCCTCCAGGCCGGCCTGCCCGCGGTGTTCGTGTCCGATTCCTCGTTCTCCGCCTATTACCCCTACTACCACCAGGCCGGGGACACGGCCGACAAGCTGGACGCCGAGGCCCTGGCGCGGATGGGGGCGGGCGTGCTGGGTGTGATCGAAGCCCTCGGCCGCGCCCCCCGCGGTCCCGCCGCGGAGAGCGTGTGGTTCGCGGCTTTTGGCCGGGTGGTGGGGGCGAGGACGCTCATGGTCCTGGGAGCGCTGTCCCTGCTGCCCGGGCTCCTGCGGGCCGTGTCTGCGGGCGGCTTCGTCCTGCCCTGCCGGCTCCTGCAGGCCGCGCTTTGCGGCGTGCTCTTCTGGCGGCAGCCGTTGCCGGTGCTCTGGATCCTGCTGCTCCCGAACCTGCTGGCGGGGGCGGGCCGGGCCTGGCTCTCGCTCCTGTCGCTCCTGCCTGCCCTGGCCCTCCTCGGGCTCGGCGTCATGGCCTGGAACCGAGGCTTTCTGGAGGGAACCTGGCTCGCGCCCTGGGAGATCGCGGCCCTCATCTTGGCCGTCGCCCTCCTCTGGGTCGGCCCCCCCCGCGGGGCGGTGAGGAGGGCCGCTACCCGGGGCGGTCGCCGGCTCCCCCGCGACGCCCGCTGA
- a CDS encoding methylamine utilization protein — protein sequence MGLAIIGSEPGRGGVGARDRVLDFLPVAREVGVGLAALLTALSLASVARAGTVRGQVELLEKGGRKASDLSEVVVYVDGVRAPPRSAHPTTTIAMKGKNFIPRVVVVPVGGTVEFPNQDSVFHNVFSLSGENRFDLDLYKRPKSGSWTFQHPGLVRIYCNIHPQMSAVVLVRDNPYFTRPGPDGAFVIEEVPAGQYTLRAWHERAGDVALELTVPAQGEVTGRITLDGSKYKREAHKNKFGQDYPAPSHETY from the coding sequence ATGGGACTGGCGATTATAGGGTCGGAACCGGGGAGGGGCGGGGTCGGGGCTCGGGACCGTGTGCTAGACTTCCTGCCCGTGGCCCGAGAGGTGGGGGTCGGTCTAGCAGCGCTTCTGACGGCCCTGAGCCTGGCCTCCGTGGCCCGGGCGGGCACGGTCCGGGGCCAGGTTGAGCTCCTCGAGAAGGGGGGCCGCAAGGCCAGCGACCTCTCCGAGGTCGTGGTCTACGTCGACGGCGTCCGGGCGCCCCCCCGTTCGGCGCACCCCACCACCACCATAGCCATGAAGGGGAAGAACTTCATCCCCCGGGTGGTCGTGGTCCCGGTGGGGGGCACGGTGGAATTCCCCAACCAGGATTCGGTCTTCCACAATGTCTTCTCGCTCTCGGGCGAGAACCGCTTCGACCTCGACCTCTACAAGCGCCCGAAGAGCGGCTCCTGGACCTTCCAACACCCCGGCCTCGTCCGGATCTACTGCAACATCCACCCCCAGATGAGCGCGGTGGTCCTCGTCCGCGACAACCCCTACTTCACCCGGCCCGGGCCAGACGGCGCCTTCGTCATCGAGGAGGTGCCCGCGGGCCAGTACACCCTGCGGGCCTGGCACGAGCGGGCGGGCGACGTCGCGCTGGAGCTCACGGTGCCCGCCCAGGGCGAGGTCACGGGCCGGATCACCCTCGACGGATCCAAGTACAAGCGGGAGGCGCACAAGAACAAATTCGGCCAGGACTACCCCGCCCCCAGCCACGAGACGTACTGA